The DNA region CCGACTCAAGACCGACTCGTCGATCATCTCGGATCTGCCGGAGAAGCTGGAGATGGAGGTCGTCTGCAACCTGACCGCCGAGCAGGCGGCGCTCTACCAGGTGGTGGTCGACGACATGATGGCCCGGATCGAGGCCAGTGAGGGCATCGAGCGACGTGGCCTGGTGCTGGCCACGATGACCCGGCTCAAGCAGGTCTGCAACCATCCCGCCCAGTTGCTGCGCGACGGTTCGGCGTTGGACGGGCGGTCCGGCAAGCTGGCCCGGCTGGAGGAGATCCTCGACGAGGTCCTCGCGGCGGGGGAGAAGGGCCTGATGTTCACCCAGTACGCGGAGTTCGGCGGGATGCTGCGCGGCCACCTGTCGGCCCGCTTCGGCCGGGAGGTGCTGTTCCTGCACGGCGGCCTCGGCAAGGCCGACCGGGACGAGATGGTGACCCGGTTCCAGTCCGACGACGGCCCGGCCCTGTTCGTGCTCTCCCTCAAGGCCGGTGGCACCGGGCTGACCCTGACCGCCGCCAACCATGTCGTGCATGTCGACCGCTGGTGGAACCCGGCCGTGGAGGACCAGGCCACCGACCGGGCCTTCCGGATCGGTCAACGCCGCCGGGTGCAGGTCCGCAAGTTCGTCTGCGCCGGGACGGTGGAGGAGAAGGTAGCCGCCCTGATCGCGGACAAACGCGGGCTGGCCGCCTCCGTGGTCGGCAGCGGCGAACAGTGGATCACCGAACTCTCCAGCGGCCAACTGCGCGAGTTGTTCCAGCTGGAGGCCGGGGCGGTGGCGCAGTGAGCCCGACCGGCCGGTTCGCCGACTACGGGCGGCCCCGCCGGGTCGAGGGCGGGCTGCGGGCCCGCAGCGCCCGGGGCGCCATCGGGGTGTCCTGGTGGTCGCGGCGGTTCCTGGAGGTGCTGGAGTCCTTCGCCCTCGGCACCCGGCTGACCCGGGGCCGCGCCTACGCCCGCGCCGGCCAGGTGGTACGCCTAGACGTCGCCCCCGGCATGGTGAGCGCGTCGGTGCAGGGCTCCCGACCCCGGCCGTACCAGGTCCACATCGCCCTGCCGCCGTTTCCGGACCCCATGTGGCAGCGGATCGAGGCCCAACTGGCCGCGCAGGCGTTCTTCAGCGCCCGGCTGCTGGCCGGTGATCTGCCAGCCGAGTTGGAGGAGCTGTTCACCGCCGCCGGTGCGCCCCTGTTCCCGGCCGCCGTGACCGAGCTGGAGCAACGCTGCTCCTGCCCGGACGGGGCGGTCCCCTGCAAACACCTGGCGGCCACCTTCTACCTGCTGGCCGAGGCCTTCGACGCCGATCCCTTCGCCCTGCTGCACTGGCGCGGCCGCAGCCGCCAGGACCTGCTCGACCGGCTCCGCGCGCTGCGCAGCCTCAACACCGAGCCGGACCTCACCCGCCCACCAGCCACCGAGCCGGACCCCACCCGCCCACCAGCCGCCGAGTCCGGTGTGGGTCGTCCGGCGGCCGGGGCGGTGCCAGCCCTTGCCGACCTGCCGGTAGCGCCCCTGACGGAGACCCTTGACCGGTTCTGGCTGCCGCCGGTGCCCCTGCCGGATCGCCCGCCCAGTTTGGCGAGCCGTCCGGATCTGTTGTTGCGGCAGCTCGGTGCACCCGCACCGGCGATCGGTGGACCGGGCCTGCTGGAGCGGCTGCGTCAGGCGTACCGCCAGCTTGGTGAGTGAGCGATCCGGTCGAGCGGTGTTCAGAGCCAGCGTCGACGGAATCGCCACATGAGTGCCGCATTGGTCAGCAGCACCGCAGCGAAGATGGCCCCGGTCAGTCGGCCGAAGGCCACGGTGGTAGCCGGCAGCGCCGCCCACAGCAGGATGGTCAACAGCAGCAGCCACCGCCCACGTCGTCCCCGGGCCCGATTGTCCAGCCGGGCGAAGAACGCCGGGTCACTCTCCCGCAGATTGCGGGTGATCTGATCGAACCTGCGCTGATCCTCTTTGCTGAGCATGTGCCTTCCCCTCACGCGTTCAGCAACGGCGAGGCGGAATACCCACTGGGGTCACGGCTCACGCGCTTCTCCTGCTGCTACTTTCCCCGGCAGCTCAGGGCCGCCCGCAGTCGGCCTGGTCGTCCGGTTTGCCCCCGTTGCAGCCGGAAAGGGCAGGAGGTCCCGGGGCCGGTCACAGCCAGCGCATCGGCCGGTGGGTGGTAGCGGGGCGGGTGCCGAGGGGTCTGGGTGAGCCGGGTCGGGCCCCCGGCGGGCGGGTGGCGGCCCACCGTCGGCCGGGTCGGTGCCGCCGTGGCGGCTCGGCACCGTTCGGGTGGTGTGTGGTGTCGTCCGTGGACATCGCCGATCCCCGCTCCCGGCACTGACGCGCCGTCGTGGTGTTCAACGACCGGCGTACGGGTGGCGTCGCTGTCCGGGAAGGCGACCGGTCATCGGCCCCGGCGGGGCAGCGGCAGATGGCCGGGCACCAGCGCCGGCACCAGGGTGACCCCGGTGGCCCGCAGGGCACCGATCAGGGTGTTCTGCACCAGGTAGGAGTCGGGCAGTTGCCAGCGGGCCTGTTCCGGGGCCACCACCCAGCGGACCGGCCCCTCGGGCAGTCGGGTGGGGGGTGCGGCGATCCAGGAGCCGGGACCGTGTCGTACCACCTGTAGACAGTGTTCCAACTCGGGGCGCAGGGGGTCCCCCGGGCGGACCAGGAACATCCACCGTCCGGTCGGGGTGATCAGCACCGGTCCGCGTACGCCCGGACCGGCGGGATGGGCGCGGACCGCTTCCAGGACGCGACGGCCCAGGTCGGCGGGGATCTCCAGCACGTCGAAGGAGTGCCCGGTGGG from Micromonospora sp. NBC_01739 includes:
- a CDS encoding bifunctional DNA primase/polymerase; this encodes MWGNVGPRVAHLSPLERVRLRRVAVRYAMHGWEVTPGACLARSRFVCGRAGCPTVGCHPALENWEHAASADPARVANWWRARPHSVLLPTGHSFDVLEIPADLGRRVLEAVRAHPAGPGVRGPVLITPTGRWMFLVRPGDPLRPELEHCLQVVRHGPGSWIAAPPTRLPEGPVRWVVAPEQARWQLPDSYLVQNTLIGALRATGVTLVPALVPGHLPLPRRGR
- a CDS encoding DUF3040 domain-containing protein yields the protein MLSKEDQRRFDQITRNLRESDPAFFARLDNRARGRRGRWLLLLTILLWAALPATTVAFGRLTGAIFAAVLLTNAALMWRFRRRWL
- a CDS encoding SWIM zinc finger family protein, with translation MSPTGRFADYGRPRRVEGGLRARSARGAIGVSWWSRRFLEVLESFALGTRLTRGRAYARAGQVVRLDVAPGMVSASVQGSRPRPYQVHIALPPFPDPMWQRIEAQLAAQAFFSARLLAGDLPAELEELFTAAGAPLFPAAVTELEQRCSCPDGAVPCKHLAATFYLLAEAFDADPFALLHWRGRSRQDLLDRLRALRSLNTEPDLTRPPATEPDPTRPPAAESGVGRPAAGAVPALADLPVAPLTETLDRFWLPPVPLPDRPPSLASRPDLLLRQLGAPAPAIGGPGLLERLRQAYRQLGE